From the genome of Solanum lycopersicum chromosome 7, SLM_r2.1:
ATTCCTCATTGATCCCAAGTATTTATCTTATATGGGGAATACATTTTGAAAAAATGCTAAGCAGATGACTTTATTTCAAGTTCAGTACTCTGGTTTCTCAAGCATAGAGGAATCATaccaatttattttgaaattggtGATTAAACTCTATTACGATAAATCGATGACTCTAGCGTTATAGAGAATGTCTTGAGACTGAGAATCAGAGCATCAGCAGTCCTAGAAATCTCATCCCTAATGAGCTAGAAGTGGAATAAGCGCTTTTAGCCTTTGATAATTTGACATCACGAAGAAGACtgtaatataaatgatatctGGTGAAAACTATTTCCTATTTTGAAACAATGGTTATGTAGATATCTTGGGGATCAGGGTGTATTCCCTAAAGCGTCAATTAGAGACATCATTTCCCTTCTAGAAACTAATGTGTAGTAAGGGAAAAATAATTACTACAATAAGTGTTTGTTTGGCCATGCGATATGGTCTCATGATATGgcatcatgatatgaaatcatgCGATGAAATTGAGtttgtttggacatgcgatatGGAATTTTGGTGTTGTGTgttttctcataaacataaaaatctcataagttttaaaactattaaaatagcctcaattatttattcaatattatacaCAAAAAtcgtataataaattattacaaagttatttgttctccacttaaataattgtttcatcaatatatttgagtaGAAATGAAACACCTTTCACGGGCTCTTCAAGATCTTATTACTAAACAATCGTGAAGTGTAAGTTAAAGTGACTATATGTCGGTgagaataaaaattttaaaaagtaatgatgtgattataaattttatttacatgtgaaataaatggttagtaGATACAAACGTAGAatcttaacaaaatataaactcgttaatcaatttttgtattaaaataagagaaaagacataaatacaCCATCGAAGTTGTTTCATTTTGTcataaagacacctaaacttcaaaagtgtcctatcaccccactaaacaactatatatcatTGTAAATGGGTCATGTTTACCCATTCCCTCGTCTACGTCGTGCGCGTGTTGCTCACTCCCTAGGATAGAATTTACCCGACCCGACCCTTATCTTTTGAAGAAAAGTCGTCTACCTTCTCTTCTCATCACCCATCACCAGATTAGTTAAAGAATTGGGAACATCCATGGAAAATCCGAAGCCCTTATAAACACACATGCAATTAACAAGACAAGAAGCCTCTCTGATAAGTAAATGAAACTGAAACGACATCATTTTTACTGGGAATCTCCCTTCGTCTTTGTCAGGTATATCCATTGCATCATTTATTAAGTTTAACAAAACGGTGCTCATTCTCACCATTGTATCGATAATAATCTTCTGGTTAGTGCTTGTTTTCTCATCTTGAAGTATGGAAAGCAAACCCAAAATCGAGTGCATTGGTCGTCTCATCTCATTGTTCATTAAATTCTGAAACGAATACCTTGTCTGGCTTGCCTTCACAACATTCTCCTTAGCCTGTTGCTGCAAACCGTTCCTCGCTTCTAGTTTCTCCCTCATTAACTCTTCAAGAACAGTCGCATGGGATAGGGCCACAATCACCTGATCAACAACTACTTCCACTATCTCCATCTCATTATGGCTCCAATCATCATTTGCACTCGGAATAACCAAAACTAAAATAGCATAACGAGCGTCAATCAACTCAGCCGTCACACCTTTGAAATCTAAAGCAACATAGTTCTtgttataaaaatcaaaatattagggCTACCACATCTATTTTGGGTTTAAATTGGGGAAGATgatataaattgatgaaataattaataataaagaaagaaaatgacatgTGGCACTTTTAAACTGGTCAATGAAAGTGAAAACTGGTCCATGACGCGCCTAACGTGCGTGTAAACAACCCAGACGAGGGAATGGGTAAAAATGACCCATTTACAacgatatatagttgtttagtggTGTGATAGGACACTTTGaaagtttaggtgtctttatgcaaatatgaAACAACTTCGATGGtgtatttatgtcttttctcttaaaataactcaaatcatgatatggtattctcatatgattccatatcatggtttttggagaatatggTATCACATCTCGTGAGATGGAATCAGCGTaaaatcgcatgtccaaacgCTGATTCTATCTCACAATACCATATCATGACATGATATTACATGATCAAACGCCTATTAAGTAcgagaataaaaaataatcaaaaatatggatgaatatataaaaatccATAATAGAACTTAGGATCTTAAAATTTTGCCCTTCTTTTTTCCTTATTGCAAACTGTACTTGCACTTTTTGGATGCTATAAAGTATTATGTTTTGTCTAATAAGATTTGAACTTAGCTAATACGAAATTAAGGGCTATACAGTTAAATTTCtttctaacaatttttttctttggaaaGAGTCGAACTTAGTTATTCTAAAGTTGCTGAggcttatataataaaatatcattattataaaattaaaaaaaaaaaaattgtcttgaAAGAGTCAAACTTAGCTATTCTGGAGTTGTAATTGTTTGAGTCACATACTGACCCTAAAAAATATTGGCGTAGTTATTtgtcattttgaagattttttttttaccgtTGACAGCTTATGTCACCATTTTTATAAGCACTTCAAGCCCACAAATAAGGTTGAGACCACTTGACATGTCATTTGACGAGGGGGGCGTTTTAAAGGTCATTTAGTCAAGCCTAAGGGTTTTTAAGTACCCACAAAATAAGGTAGAAAGCAACATTTTACGCCAAGTATGGAGGTGTTTCTATCActtcactttattttattttatggttAAAAGTCACTTATCTCTATTACACAAACTTGGATCCATTTAGATTGGTTTAATTTAGttgtttttaaatcaaaataatttttaaacagTATGAAgtgtttgaataaaattaaaaaataattataaatgtttaacttttaagttaaataacaaaaaatatatcgAAAGCCATTTTCTAGAAACAAGTCACAAGCCGAAGTCACTCTAAACCTGCTGTTAATTAGCTAAGGCCTAAGCCAAATGGGCTTTACGAATTACGATAGTAGATGTTTTAATAAAGCCCaaagtttggaagaaaaaaaaactttataatattagttatttattgggaaaattgtatataatagcaaactaataacctaaattaaatggaatagctagggtttgatttaattgtgctccatagcaaacattagctaaaatttgccagcgtctctctcccaaaaatatcgctcgcctctctcgctttatacacagaagtgtataattctgtttctgttttgtataaagcgagagaaaattgtatatacacatgcaaaaatgtttatcttcgtgctatacacttaattatacaatttacaaacattttacttcaaatattgcagagaaaaaggccaacgaattatacaattgcgaattatacaattgcagtgaaatacaattttctctagctttatataacagaagtgtatatattgtgtttctgtttttgtataaagcgagaaaaacatatatcttcttgctatacacttataattatgcaatatacatacattttaattcgattcaactgtatgcaaagcaaattatacaattgcagcgaaataggccagcgaattatacaatttaggccagcgaattatacaatttaggtcagcgaattatacaattgtatatgtatagcgaattatacagttttatgtttgctatgaagcgcaattatgcaaaatttgctatagaatacaaatatgaattttttgtttgctatatgtgaaagttgcccttatttatttatgtatcaattatgaggaatttatatattattctatgcaaattttaattatttatatattatccctcttaatttatacatttgttaGCTATGAGGATTTTAAATTGCTAATTGAATATCATGTTAATTTTTCATGTAAGTAATTTACTTCCTAATCAGATATCAAATATGAGGCGAAACTTTATTCTTACATAACTCATTTTCAAACTACCTATCAAAAGGCCTCTTAAGATGTCGGTGTTGGCTATGAAGGTGGAGGTGTTATGTATTGGAGTTTAAGGAGAAGACAATTAATTTGAAGCGTCACTTATGTAGCTTGTTTATCTTAGTttcattaaaaatgtttttaaatatttttaaaaaaaattatttttttactgactaaacatacatttaaaaaatgaaaaatgccATAGAAGTAATTGAGTGTTATAGTTTGAATTACTAGGTTTTATTTCCAATTCAAATTTATGTATAGGCTAAAAGAATCAAATCAATGAGGGGTTGTGAACTGTAATTCGTTTCGAAATTTTTATTCTCgatttgaattatatataattaaataattttttaaaaataaaatgcccATTTATATAGTTTAGGAGCAATTGATTTCGTCTCCGTCTTAAGAGGCAACTTTTAATCGATAGACAGAAACTTCGACGAACCAAAAAGAAACTgtcattttctctttatttcctTATGTTGGTGGTTAGCAAACAATTTTTCAGAGTAGATAATGTCCATACAAAGACAAGTATTAAAACAGAactatttcaataatttttttcttatatataaaaacatttaatatatgaacatagacttatgtataattaaatattggCATGTGCCATTGCAGAGtactttttttatatcattgagTAGTGCAGAATATAGATAAATTTTGTGCCCTTTTTGAGATAACATTTGGAccctcaaattttttatttaaacttttttctaTATGGAATTTATTTCTatacattaaataaaataattataggtTTACTTATATTATAATGTAGGGTAACTAGGTACATATTTTGATTGACATATTGACAATTATAGTAGCTTACGCGTGCTTTTTTGAATCAGTGTACTTGTGGATAATTAATTGAACAGTTAGAAATGAATCGATCGGTTCGATTTgatatatttacttttatttttaaatatgttaaattatttttaaaaaaaaataataaaattttattgttgttcAATGGTTAATGAAACAACATGCttgaatttcataattatattctCTCAAATTAGAAATATTCATTACCACTAGTATTTTTCCAAATCCCATTTTCTATGAAAAATTACTTTGATGCctacttttttaataaataatatgattttaataatagtttttattttttatcatctaTGGCAATATTATGATAAATCGAATATGTATTAGACGTAATTGCATGCaatataaatgtttttaaatatattatatttatttaataaaaaattaaacacaatatattataaatatattaaaatatgtgataaatgtACTATCTATCTACCAGACATCTTTCATATGCACACAGGCTTCCCTCTTAATAGATCAACTCGAGTGAATTGTGCTTAGACTCTTTGTAAAACTGCACCAAATAATAAACTCTGATTTTCTCATTACAAAAGTTTTCGGgacatgtatttttttcttccacAAAGTTCAATCAAAGATGTAGAAAATAGTTACAGTTTACtgtcaaaaaatattattcatgaataaaatttatagcaatgtatttttttaaaagaaaatagtcTAAAAGTACTTTAACTTTGACCGAAAAAGTTGTTACACTATCAAACTTTATGAAGGACCTTTTACCCTTAAACTATTTAACAGTGTAATCTCAAGGTATTAATAGTTACGCAATAGTTTTTATGTCCACCTgggtacatatatatatttttaaaatacactattaaatagtgcagaGGGTGAAAGATTATTTCCAAAGTTtgatatcataatattaatttcgatcaaagtttgaatatatttcagatctttttttctagttttttaaattattctttataatatgtattaaaactaTATTACAAATGTATTACAAGTGGTCagtaaataactttatttaataCTCTCTCTGTCCCATTTCATGTGACAGTTTTCGTTTTTCGAAAGTGAAACAGTTTAACTTTGACCGGACATTTGcgtatgaaattttcaaattttttaaaatgaaatatatatatttgttaactATCTTAAGAGTACTATAAgatacaataattgataattcaaaatgtcaAAAAGTCTATGAAAAACTTaccatcaaaaataaatatatttaaatctcaaaatgtAAAAAGTGCCTCGTAAAAAAGGAACGGAAAATGTATAGCATATCTATGTAaacttttctttcttgttctaTATTTTCTCTGTGGAACCAAAGGGAAGGGACATTTTGTTAATAGGTGGGCCAATTTAACTAGCTTGGTGGGCCAGAAGCCCAGAACAGTCTTGCAGGAGTTAATATCACATGGATAAGGACAAGGAAGCCCACTTcattggaaaaattacatagtaaatctttaaaaatcattatcatatctctattttttctttttttcaacatttgaatATATCACTCTACCTTCTTTAGATAAACTTTGTTTATGTATAATGTAATTGGTATAagtattattattgataaataacttcagttattttaaacttaattaGAGTGAAtccaatttatatttatgtatctGTATATATTTCATGTATCATTTGCTATGTGTCAGACGATCACAATCCAAATTCATAAGTCTTGATGGAACCTATGTTATCAACCGATAGGTAACTCGACTTAAGACTTTTACCAAGTCAATtcaatattaataatgaaaaaagtaaGTGACAAGTAGAAAATCCCAACAACTAAGTCTTTCATAAGTATTAAATGCGAAAAAACTAAACTACCATCCCAAGATTTAGTGTCATAAGTATAAGAGTTTCTAAATTATGATACAAGTCCAAAACAGAATGACAAACTTAGACGtaaggaattttttttctaaatactaaaataaaatgataactaAAGACATCGAGGGAAGTGTGGGCTACAGAACAGCCAAGTAgttcaccacaactccaagataaTCCAGATCAAGACTGAAACTCCAAAAAATGCGctcaaaattgaaatacaatCTAGACCACAGAAGAGTGCAACAAGCTGTAACATCTCGTAAATTGAATTATCTaataataagctaagaaaccaagaataataatttttggaaaaagtaAGGAAATCTGGAAAAATTTCTAGCTTTCAAAAGTgaattttgttcattttcaaaCGGACATAATTTCTAGCTTAGAAAGAGTTTGgatgagttctttatatggttgaaaAGAACTTGGGAAGATCTTTCCGACGTCGCTGAGTTTGCACAAATTCGatgtcgtatgagggagatatgccatTCGGAAGTTGGGCTATTGAATTGAGGAAATCCTATCCGAATTTTAGTAAGGGCAAAGTTATGTTTTCATCCTAGTATTGcataatttgttt
Proteins encoded in this window:
- the LOC138337186 gene encoding protein EIN4-like; protein product: MEIVEVVVDQVIVALSHATVLEELMREKLEARNGLQQQAKENVVKASQTRYSFQNLMNNEMRRPMHSILGLLSILQDEKTSTNQKIIIDTMVRMSTVLLNLINDAMDIPDKDEGRFPVKMMSFQFHLLIREASCLVNCMCVYKGFGFSMDVPNSLTNLVMGDEKRR